A window of Pseudomonas mucidolens contains these coding sequences:
- the thiO gene encoding glycine oxidase ThiO, translated as MTKQQTVIVGGGVIGLLTAFNLATQGQAVALLDRSALGQESSWAGGGIVSPLYPWRYSPAVTALAHWSQDFYPQLAERLFAATGVDPEVHTTGLYWLDLEDEAEALAWAVREGRPLSPVDVSAARDAVPVLGPGFSRAIYMADVANVRNPRLVKSLKAALLALPGVTIHEHCAVEGFIREGDRIVGVNTASGEIRGEHVVLAAGAWSGELLHSLGLVLPVEPVKGQMILYKCAPDFLSSMVLAKGRYAIARRDGHILIGSTLEHAGFDKVPTENALESLKVSAVELIPALADAEVVGHWAGLRPGSPQGIPYIGEVPGFEGLWLNCGHYRNGLVLAPASCQLFADLLLGRQPIIDPAPYAPAGRI; from the coding sequence ATGACTAAGCAGCAAACAGTGATTGTCGGTGGCGGTGTGATCGGGTTGTTGACGGCATTCAATCTGGCGACCCAAGGGCAGGCGGTGGCTTTGCTCGACCGTTCGGCGCTGGGGCAAGAGTCGTCCTGGGCGGGCGGCGGGATTGTTTCGCCGTTATACCCGTGGCGCTACAGTCCCGCAGTCACTGCGCTGGCGCATTGGTCGCAGGATTTTTATCCACAGTTGGCCGAGCGTCTCTTCGCGGCCACGGGCGTCGATCCCGAGGTACATACCACGGGGTTGTACTGGCTGGACCTGGAGGATGAGGCCGAGGCGCTCGCCTGGGCTGTTCGCGAAGGCCGACCGTTGAGTCCGGTGGATGTTTCAGCTGCCCGTGATGCCGTGCCGGTACTGGGCCCTGGATTTTCCCGGGCCATTTACATGGCAGATGTGGCTAACGTACGAAACCCACGGTTGGTCAAATCCCTCAAGGCTGCGTTGCTGGCCTTGCCCGGTGTGACGATTCATGAGCATTGCGCGGTAGAAGGGTTCATTCGCGAGGGGGACAGGATTGTCGGGGTCAATACCGCCTCTGGCGAGATACGCGGCGAGCATGTGGTCCTCGCGGCTGGCGCCTGGAGTGGGGAACTGCTGCACAGCCTTGGCCTTGTGTTGCCGGTGGAGCCGGTCAAGGGGCAGATGATCTTGTACAAGTGCGCGCCGGATTTTCTTTCGAGCATGGTTCTGGCAAAGGGGCGTTATGCCATTGCGCGCCGGGATGGGCATATTCTGATTGGCAGCACGCTGGAGCATGCGGGCTTCGACAAGGTGCCGACCGAAAATGCCCTGGAAAGCCTGAAGGTGTCGGCTGTGGAGTTGATTCCTGCCCTGGCTGATGCCGAGGTCGTGGGGCATTGGGCGGGATTACGGCCTGGATCGCCGCAAGGTATTCCTTACATCGGCGAGGTGCCTGGATTTGAAGGGTTATGGCTCAACTGCGGGCATTACCGCAATGGATTGGTGCTGGCGCCGGCGTCCTGCCAGTTGTTTGCTGATCTGCTGCTCGGGCGCCAGCCAATCATTGATCCAGCACCTTATGCGCCGGCGGGCCGGATTTAA
- the ribF gene encoding bifunctional riboflavin kinase/FAD synthetase, with translation MQLVRGLHNLRPEHRGCVATIGNFDGVHRGHQAILARLRERAVELGVPSCVVIFEPQPREFFTPETAPARLARLRDKLQLLAEEGVDRVLCLAFNQRLRSLSATEFVDRILVDGLGVQHLEVGDDFRFGCDRVGDFDFLQHAGIAQGFTVEAAQTVELDGLRVSSTQVRNALAAADFDLAERLLGRPFRIAGRVLHGQKLARQLGTPTANVQLKRRRVPLTGVYLVSVDIDGQSWPGVANIGVRPTVAGDGKAHLEVHLLDFAGDLYDRRLTVVFHQKLREEQRFASLEALKTAINADVAAARALAAPSAHR, from the coding sequence ATGCAGCTGGTTCGAGGTCTTCACAACCTGCGCCCCGAGCATCGGGGCTGCGTCGCCACTATTGGCAACTTTGACGGTGTTCACCGTGGCCACCAGGCTATCCTGGCCCGGCTGCGCGAGCGCGCGGTCGAGTTGGGCGTGCCCAGCTGCGTGGTGATTTTTGAACCACAGCCCCGCGAATTTTTCACCCCCGAGACGGCGCCGGCGCGTTTGGCGCGCCTGCGGGACAAGTTGCAACTGCTGGCCGAGGAGGGCGTGGACCGCGTTCTGTGCCTGGCCTTCAACCAGCGTTTGCGCAGCCTCAGCGCCACCGAGTTCGTTGACCGTATCCTCGTTGATGGTTTGGGGGTGCAGCATCTGGAGGTCGGTGACGATTTCCGCTTTGGTTGCGACCGGGTCGGGGATTTCGATTTCCTGCAGCATGCCGGCATTGCCCAGGGTTTTACCGTCGAAGCCGCGCAAACCGTCGAACTGGACGGCCTGCGCGTGAGCAGTACCCAGGTGCGAAATGCCCTGGCTGCTGCCGACTTCGATTTGGCCGAGCGCTTGCTCGGTCGCCCGTTCCGGATTGCCGGACGGGTCTTGCACGGTCAGAAGCTGGCGCGCCAACTGGGCACGCCAACCGCCAACGTGCAACTCAAGCGCCGTCGTGTGCCGCTGACCGGGGTGTATCTGGTGAGTGTCGACATCGACGGCCAATCGTGGCCGGGAGTCGCCAACATAGGCGTCAGGCCTACGGTTGCAGGTGATGGCAAGGCCCACCTGGAAGTTCACCTTTTGGATTTTGCCGGGGATTTGTATGACCGGCGCTTGACGGTGGTTTTCCACCAAAAGCTGCGTGAAGAGCAGCGTTTCGCCTCCCTGGAGGCGCTGAAAACGGCGATCAATGCGGATGTCGCCGCCGCCCGTGCACTAGCCGCACCTAGCGCCCATCGCTAA
- the ispH gene encoding 4-hydroxy-3-methylbut-2-enyl diphosphate reductase — translation MQIKLANPRGFCAGVDRAIEIVNRALEVFGPPIYVRHEVVHNKFVVEDLRARGAIFVEELDQVPDDVIVIFSAHGVSQAVRTEAAGRGLKVFDATCPLVTKVHIEVARYSRDGRECILIGHAGHPEVEGTMGQYDAGNGGAIYLVEDEKDVAALQVENPERLAFVTQTTLSMDDTSRVIDALRSRFPAIGGPRKDDICYATQNRQDAVKQLADECDVVLVVGSPNSSNSNRLRELAERMGTPAYLIDGAEDLQRSWFDGIQRIGITAGASAPEVLVRGVIQQLQAWGATGADELAGREENITFSMPKELRVRSLL, via the coding sequence ATGCAAATCAAACTCGCCAACCCCCGTGGCTTCTGCGCGGGCGTGGACCGGGCGATCGAAATCGTCAACCGTGCCCTGGAAGTCTTCGGACCGCCCATCTATGTGCGTCATGAAGTGGTCCACAACAAATTCGTGGTCGAAGACCTGCGCGCGCGTGGTGCGATCTTTGTCGAAGAACTGGATCAGGTCCCGGATGACGTGATTGTCATCTTCAGTGCCCACGGGGTTTCCCAGGCTGTGCGTACCGAGGCTGCAGGCCGTGGCCTCAAAGTCTTCGACGCCACCTGCCCGCTGGTGACCAAGGTGCATATCGAGGTGGCGCGCTACAGTCGCGACGGCCGTGAATGCATCCTGATCGGCCATGCCGGCCATCCGGAAGTCGAAGGCACCATGGGGCAGTACGATGCCGGCAATGGTGGGGCGATTTATCTGGTGGAGGACGAAAAAGACGTCGCCGCGTTGCAAGTGGAAAACCCTGAAAGGTTGGCGTTTGTGACGCAAACCACGTTGTCCATGGATGACACCAGCCGCGTCATCGATGCCCTGCGTTCGCGTTTCCCTGCCATTGGCGGGCCGCGCAAGGACGATATTTGCTACGCCACACAAAATCGCCAGGATGCCGTCAAACAACTCGCCGATGAGTGCGACGTAGTGCTGGTGGTGGGCAGTCCCAACAGTTCCAACTCCAACCGTCTGCGGGAACTGGCCGAGCGCATGGGCACCCCGGCGTACTTGATCGATGGCGCCGAAGATTTGCAGCGCAGTTGGTTCGATGGCATCCAGCGTATCGGTATCACCGCCGGGGCCTCGGCTCCGGAAGTCCTGGTGCGTGGTGTGATCCAGCAATTGCAGGCATGGGGTGCAACGGGCGCCGATGAGCTGGCGGGGCGCGAGGAAAACATCACCTTTTCCATGCCCAAGGAGCTGCGGGTTCGTTCGCTGCTCTGA
- a CDS encoding PilX N-terminal domain-containing pilus assembly protein, with the protein MVLLISLVLLLLLTLIGMSSMQGATVQEKLAGSLRHRNLSFQAAESGLRFGESAIQVPGFELPPCLTEVSCAPPRESISVGVPGVDPVSAVSWVGMKQGVYGIQNLGRGMGQAHLPPETPATLYRVTAVGISGHSRTVLETVYARVLPGDARGERFRRILWRQLH; encoded by the coding sequence ATGGTCTTGCTGATCAGCCTGGTGCTTTTGCTGCTGTTGACGCTGATTGGCATGTCTTCGATGCAAGGCGCCACTGTGCAGGAAAAACTCGCAGGCAGTCTCAGGCACCGCAACCTGTCCTTTCAGGCCGCGGAAAGCGGACTCCGATTTGGCGAATCCGCCATACAGGTGCCAGGGTTTGAGCTGCCTCCCTGTCTGACAGAGGTCAGCTGTGCGCCGCCTCGCGAATCGATTTCGGTCGGTGTTCCGGGTGTCGATCCGGTCTCGGCGGTCAGTTGGGTCGGTATGAAGCAAGGGGTCTACGGCATTCAGAACCTGGGACGCGGAATGGGGCAGGCGCATTTGCCGCCAGAAACCCCGGCGACCCTGTATCGGGTCACCGCCGTAGGGATCAGCGGCCACTCGCGCACGGTGCTGGAAACGGTTTATGCCCGGGTACTACCCGGGGATGCGAGGGGGGAACGCTTTCGACGAATCTTGTGGCGACAACTTCACTAG
- a CDS encoding prepilin-type N-terminal cleavage/methylation domain-containing protein, translating into MNRANAGFGLVELLLALALGLLVILAAIQVSLAARSIYASQHASAVLQDDARFVLSKMIREIRLAGMFGCMALPSISDAPMEFSRPVGWFAEGDSTSLTLVTADVSVQGSKPDWTVLSNCVESARAYAGSLKPEAGQISFPIRKLTYTFESGQLKLSTPASPAKVVLVDNVRAFELSFGVAAAPESGVVARYDSQPDDPSLIRSVRVVLTLEDPGGHVRDQTYGVVAALRNRLE; encoded by the coding sequence ATGAACCGTGCGAATGCGGGTTTTGGACTGGTTGAGTTGCTATTGGCGCTGGCCTTGGGGCTGCTCGTGATATTGGCGGCTATCCAGGTGTCACTTGCAGCCCGCAGTATTTATGCCAGCCAGCATGCATCGGCGGTCCTGCAGGATGATGCGCGATTTGTCCTGAGCAAGATGATCCGGGAAATTCGCCTGGCAGGCATGTTCGGTTGCATGGCGCTCCCATCCATCAGCGATGCGCCGATGGAATTCTCCCGGCCCGTCGGCTGGTTCGCTGAGGGCGACTCAACCAGCCTGACGCTGGTCACCGCTGATGTTAGCGTCCAGGGCAGTAAGCCTGACTGGACGGTGCTGTCCAATTGCGTCGAAAGTGCCCGCGCTTATGCAGGATCGCTCAAGCCGGAAGCAGGGCAGATCAGTTTTCCCATTCGTAAGCTGACCTACACCTTTGAGTCGGGTCAATTAAAGCTCAGTACTCCCGCGTCTCCAGCCAAAGTTGTTCTGGTGGATAACGTGCGCGCATTTGAACTCAGTTTCGGGGTCGCAGCCGCGCCGGAGTCCGGTGTCGTGGCTCGATACGATAGCCAGCCCGATGACCCGTCTCTGATCCGTAGCGTTCGAGTGGTGCTGACCCTCGAGGACCCAGGCGGCCATGTCCGGGACCAGACATATGGCGTGGTAGCCGCCCTGCGTAACCGCCTTGAGTAG
- a CDS encoding GspH/FimT family pseudopilin: MKQRGFTLIELLFALVLSGFLAQLVVPGFKNLLESQRQQSAAQTLAGGLRYARTEAIARNRSVIIHALDDDWSQGWKVIVDLNGRGHLDDDNPILLERQDSGRIPIVGNTPVRTQIRFSALGEPLLSTGGFRAGTVHICATEQPLSLYQVVLAPSGRISLRSDKTEQALCRGYVGGLNLRAANEPAAPWAWKR, from the coding sequence ATGAAGCAACGAGGTTTTACCTTGATCGAACTGCTGTTCGCTTTGGTATTGAGCGGTTTCCTGGCTCAGTTGGTGGTACCCGGTTTCAAGAACCTGCTGGAATCACAACGACAGCAAAGCGCCGCGCAAACACTGGCTGGCGGCCTGCGCTACGCGCGTACGGAGGCAATTGCACGCAATCGAAGCGTGATTATCCACGCGCTGGACGATGACTGGAGCCAGGGCTGGAAAGTGATAGTGGACTTGAACGGACGCGGCCACCTGGACGATGACAATCCGATATTGCTGGAGCGCCAGGACAGCGGACGCATACCGATTGTGGGCAATACCCCGGTGCGGACCCAGATTCGCTTCAGTGCCCTGGGTGAACCGCTATTATCGACAGGAGGTTTCAGGGCCGGCACCGTGCATATTTGTGCAACCGAGCAGCCGTTGAGCCTGTACCAGGTGGTGCTGGCGCCCAGCGGGCGTATCAGCCTGCGCAGTGACAAGACCGAGCAGGCACTATGCCGGGGTTATGTGGGTGGCCTGAACCTCAGAGCAGCGAACGAACCCGCAGCTCCTTGGGCATGGAAAAGGTGA
- the fkpB gene encoding FKBP-type peptidyl-prolyl cis-trans isomerase — protein MAEQRIGQNTEVTLHFALRLENGDTVDSTFDKAPATFKVGDGNLLPGFEAALFGFKAGDKRTLQILPENAFGQPNPQNVQIIPRSQFQDMDLSEGLLVIFNDAANTELPGVVKTFDDAQVTVDFNHPLAGKTLTFDVEIIDVKAI, from the coding sequence TTGGCTGAGCAACGCATCGGTCAGAACACGGAAGTTACTTTGCATTTCGCATTGCGCCTGGAGAATGGCGACACGGTCGACAGCACGTTCGACAAGGCGCCGGCGACCTTCAAGGTCGGCGACGGCAACCTGCTGCCGGGGTTTGAAGCAGCTTTGTTCGGCTTCAAGGCCGGCGACAAGCGCACCCTGCAGATCCTGCCCGAAAACGCTTTTGGCCAGCCCAACCCGCAGAACGTACAAATTATCCCGCGCTCGCAGTTCCAGGACATGGACTTGTCGGAAGGCCTGCTGGTGATCTTCAATGATGCGGCGAATACCGAGTTGCCGGGCGTGGTCAAAACGTTTGATGACGCTCAGGTGACCGTCGACTTCAATCATCCGTTGGCCGGTAAAACCTTGACCTTTGATGTTGAAATCATCGACGTTAAAGCAATCTGA
- the lspA gene encoding signal peptidase II: MPNPSGTDSAGRFGRLGWLVLSLLVLVIDQVSKVHFEGSLEMFQQIVVIPDYFSWTLAYNTGAAFSFLADGGGWQRWLFALIAIVVSAVLVVWLKRLGRDDTWLAVALALVLGGALGNLYDRIALGHVIDFILVHWQNRWYFPAFNFADSAITVGAIMLALDMFKSKKTGETVHD; this comes from the coding sequence ATGCCTAATCCATCCGGGACTGATTCAGCCGGTCGTTTCGGGCGTTTGGGCTGGCTCGTGCTGAGCCTGCTGGTGCTGGTCATCGACCAGGTCAGCAAGGTTCATTTCGAGGGCAGCCTGGAAATGTTCCAGCAGATCGTGGTCATTCCCGACTACTTCAGCTGGACCCTGGCCTATAACACTGGCGCCGCTTTCAGCTTCCTCGCTGATGGCGGTGGTTGGCAGCGTTGGCTGTTTGCCCTGATCGCCATTGTCGTCAGTGCGGTGCTGGTGGTGTGGCTCAAGCGCCTGGGGCGTGATGACACCTGGCTTGCGGTTGCGCTGGCGTTGGTGCTCGGCGGTGCGCTGGGTAACCTGTACGACCGCATTGCCCTGGGCCATGTGATCGACTTCATCCTGGTGCATTGGCAAAACCGTTGGTACTTCCCCGCGTTCAACTTTGCCGACAGTGCGATCACTGTCGGTGCGATTATGCTGGCGCTGGATATGTTCAAAAGCAAAAAAACCGGAGAGACCGTTCATGACTGA
- the ileS gene encoding isoleucine--tRNA ligase has protein sequence MTDYKATLNLPDTAFPMKAGLPQREPQILQRWDSIGLYGKLREIGKDRPKFVLHDGPPYANGTIHIGHALNKILKDMILRSKTLAGFDAPYVPGWDCHGLPIEHKVEVTHGKNLGADKTRELCRAYATEQIEGQKSEFIRLGVLGEWDNPYKTMSFKNEAGEIRALAEIVKGGFVFKGLKPVNWCFDCGSALAEAEVEYEDKKSSTIDVAFPVADDAKLAEAFGLASLSKPAAIVIWTTTPWTIPANQALNVHPEFTYALVDVGDRLLVLAEELVEACLTRYNLQGAVIATTTGAALELINFRHPFYDRLSPIYLADYVELGAGTGVVHCSPAYGVDDFVICKQYGLVNDDIINPVQSNGVYSPSLEFFGGQFIFKANPAIVEKLSEVGALLHTETISHSYMHCWRHKTPLIYRATAQWFIGMDKEPVAGETLRKRAIKAIEDTQFVPAWGQARLHSMIANRPDWCISRQRNWGVPIPFFLNKESGELHPRTVELMELVAQRVEQEGIEAWFKLDAAELLGDEAPQYDKISDTLDVWFDSGTTHWHVLRGSHPMGHESGPRADLYLEGSDQHRGWFHSSLLTGCAIDDHAPYRELLTHGFTVDENGRKMSKSLGNVIAPQKVNDTLGADIMRLWVASTDYSGEMAVSEQILQRSADAYRRIRNTARFMLSNLTGFNPATDLLPAEDMLALDRWAVDRTLLLQRELQEHYGEYRFWNVYSKIHNFCVQELGGFYLDIIKDRQYTTGANSKARRSAQTALYHICEALVRWIAPILAFTADELWEYLPGERNESVMLNTWYEDLSELPADFELGREYWQGVMAVKVAVNKELEVQRAAKAVGGNLQAEVTLFAEDGLTADLGKLSNELRFVLITSTASLAPFAQAPADAVATEVPGLKLKVVKSAFAKCARCWHCREDVGVNPEYPEICGRCVDNISGVGEVRHYA, from the coding sequence ATGACCGACTATAAAGCCACGCTAAACCTTCCGGACACCGCCTTCCCAATGAAGGCCGGCCTGCCACAGCGCGAACCGCAGATCCTGCAGCGCTGGGACAGTATTGGCCTGTACGGAAAGTTGCGCGAAATTGGCAAGGATCGTCCGAAGTTCGTCCTGCACGACGGCCCTCCTTATGCCAACGGCACGATTCACATCGGTCATGCGCTGAACAAGATTCTCAAGGACATGATCCTGCGCTCTAAGACCCTTGCGGGTTTCGACGCGCCGTACGTCCCTGGTTGGGACTGTCACGGCCTGCCGATCGAACACAAGGTCGAAGTGACCCACGGCAAGAACCTGGGCGCGGATAAAACCCGCGAGCTGTGCCGTGCCTACGCCACCGAGCAGATCGAAGGGCAGAAGTCCGAATTCATCCGCCTGGGCGTGTTGGGCGAGTGGGACAACCCGTACAAGACCATGAGCTTCAAGAACGAGGCCGGTGAAATCCGCGCCTTGGCCGAAATCGTCAAGGGCGGTTTCGTGTTCAAGGGCCTCAAGCCCGTGAACTGGTGCTTTGACTGCGGTTCGGCGCTGGCTGAAGCGGAAGTCGAGTACGAAGACAAAAAGTCCTCGACCATCGATGTGGCGTTCCCGGTTGCCGACGACGCCAAGTTGGCCGAAGCCTTTGGCCTGGCGAGCCTGTCCAAGCCTGCCGCCATCGTGATCTGGACCACCACCCCGTGGACCATTCCCGCCAACCAGGCGTTGAACGTGCATCCCGAGTTCACCTACGCCCTGGTGGATGTCGGTGATCGCCTGCTGGTGCTGGCCGAAGAACTGGTCGAGGCCTGCCTGACCCGCTACAACCTGCAAGGTGCGGTGATTGCCACGACCACGGGTGCGGCGCTGGAGCTGATCAATTTCCGTCACCCGTTCTATGACCGTCTGTCGCCGATCTACCTGGCTGACTACGTCGAACTGGGGGCCGGTACCGGCGTGGTTCACTGCTCGCCCGCGTATGGCGTGGACGACTTTGTGATCTGCAAGCAATACGGCCTGGTCAACGACGACATCATCAACCCCGTGCAAAGCAATGGCGTCTATTCGCCGTCGCTGGAGTTCTTCGGCGGCCAGTTCATCTTCAAGGCCAACCCGGCCATCGTTGAAAAACTGTCGGAAGTCGGTGCGCTGCTGCACACCGAAACCATCAGCCACAGCTACATGCATTGCTGGCGCCACAAGACCCCGCTGATCTACCGCGCGACGGCGCAGTGGTTCATCGGCATGGACAAGGAACCGGTCGCCGGCGAGACGTTGCGCAAGCGCGCGATCAAAGCCATCGAAGACACCCAGTTCGTCCCGGCCTGGGGCCAGGCACGCCTGCACTCGATGATCGCCAATCGTCCGGACTGGTGCATCTCCCGCCAGCGCAATTGGGGCGTGCCGATCCCGTTCTTCCTGAACAAGGAAAGCGGCGAGCTGCACCCACGTACCGTCGAACTGATGGAACTGGTGGCCCAACGCGTTGAACAGGAAGGCATCGAAGCCTGGTTCAAGCTGGACGCCGCCGAACTGCTGGGCGATGAAGCACCGCAATACGACAAGATCAGCGACACCCTCGACGTCTGGTTCGACTCGGGCACCACGCACTGGCACGTCCTGCGCGGTTCGCACCCGATGGGCCACGAGAGCGGCCCGCGCGCCGACCTGTACCTGGAAGGCTCTGACCAGCACCGTGGCTGGTTCCATTCGTCCTTGCTGACCGGTTGCGCGATCGACGATCACGCACCGTACCGCGAGCTGCTGACCCACGGTTTCACCGTCGACGAGAACGGTCGCAAGATGTCCAAGTCCCTGGGCAACGTGATCGCCCCGCAGAAGGTCAACGACACCCTGGGTGCCGATATTATGCGCCTGTGGGTGGCTTCCACCGACTACTCGGGTGAGATGGCAGTATCGGAGCAGATCCTGCAGCGTAGCGCCGATGCTTACCGGCGTATCCGCAATACCGCACGTTTCATGCTGTCGAACCTGACTGGCTTCAATCCGGCCACCGACCTCCTGCCGGCCGAGGACATGCTCGCCCTGGACCGTTGGGCCGTGGACCGTACCTTGTTGCTGCAACGCGAGTTGCAGGAGCATTACGGCGAATACCGCTTCTGGAACGTGTACTCGAAAATCCACAATTTCTGCGTGCAGGAGTTGGGTGGTTTCTACCTCGACATCATCAAGGACCGCCAGTACACCACCGGTGCCAATAGCAAGGCTCGCCGTTCGGCGCAGACCGCGCTGTATCACATCTGCGAAGCGCTGGTGCGCTGGATCGCGCCGATCCTGGCGTTTACCGCCGATGAGCTGTGGGAGTACCTGCCGGGCGAACGCAACGAGTCCGTGATGCTCAACACCTGGTACGAAGACCTGAGCGAATTGCCGGCCGACTTCGAACTGGGCCGCGAGTATTGGCAAGGCGTGATGGCCGTCAAGGTCGCGGTGAACAAGGAACTGGAAGTCCAGCGTGCGGCCAAGGCCGTGGGCGGCAACCTGCAGGCCGAAGTCACGCTGTTCGCCGAGGACGGCCTGACCGCTGACCTGGGCAAGCTGAGCAACGAACTGCGCTTCGTGCTGATCACCTCGACCGCCAGCCTGGCGCCATTCGCCCAGGCCCCGGCCGATGCGGTGGCGACCGAGGTGCCTGGTCTCAAGCTCAAAGTGGTCAAGTCGGCCTTCGCCAAGTGCGCCCGTTGCTGGCACTGCCGTGAAGACGTCGGGGTGAACCCGGAGTACCCGGAAATCTGCGGTCGTTGCGTCGACAACATCAGCGGCGTCGGCGAGGTCCGTCACTATGCCTAA
- a CDS encoding type IV pilin protein, which produces MNSIRNGFSLIELLIALAIITILSGVAYPGYIAHMKKVYRTEIVGLLTEQAQRLERHYLRNGSFIDATGVSAGNDRYRITVMLNAQDFSLIATPLSSAMAGDRCGDFSLSSSGARTNPGAEPGVTRQECWGR; this is translated from the coding sequence ATGAACAGTATCCGCAACGGATTTAGCCTGATCGAGTTATTGATTGCACTGGCGATCATCACCATCTTGTCTGGAGTGGCCTATCCCGGCTACATCGCCCATATGAAAAAGGTGTATCGCACGGAAATCGTCGGGTTACTCACCGAACAAGCACAGCGCCTGGAGCGGCACTATCTGAGAAATGGCTCTTTTATTGATGCAACGGGCGTCAGCGCTGGTAACGATCGCTATAGAATCACGGTGATGTTGAATGCGCAGGACTTCAGCTTGATCGCTACGCCGCTCAGCAGCGCAATGGCGGGTGACCGATGTGGTGATTTCAGCTTGAGCAGTAGCGGAGCGCGAACCAATCCGGGTGCGGAGCCTGGCGTAACCCGTCAAGAATGTTGGGGGCGATGA
- a CDS encoding PP0621 family protein — MVRLLFWIALIAAAIWLWRRLKRPASTQQRPNEQSAAPMVRCSHCGVHLPQDRALSQRQEWYCTQAHLEQGPKSIER, encoded by the coding sequence ATGGTTCGTCTACTGTTCTGGATTGCCCTGATTGCCGCCGCGATATGGCTGTGGCGCCGGCTCAAGCGTCCTGCCTCAACGCAACAACGGCCCAACGAGCAAAGCGCGGCGCCGATGGTACGCTGCTCGCACTGCGGCGTGCACCTGCCCCAGGACCGGGCGCTGAGCCAGCGTCAGGAGTGGTATTGCACTCAAGCGCATCTGGAACAAGGCCCCAAATCCATCGAGCGTTGA
- the pilV gene encoding type IV pilus modification protein PilV, with amino-acid sequence MNAYPVTSCAASVAPGQAGMSLIEVLVAVVLLGVGLLGAAAVQLNALKYTDSSRMISQASFIAYDMLDRIRANAGADYAWENHGVAPAHASTASVRDVDLRDFEANVSGFAGKTAKGSIAVNQREVSIRISWDDARGTSVGEARETFVLASRIAVDPRPAQ; translated from the coding sequence ATGAATGCGTACCCGGTAACCTCTTGCGCTGCATCTGTCGCCCCCGGGCAGGCAGGTATGAGTTTGATTGAAGTGTTGGTTGCGGTAGTGCTCCTCGGCGTCGGTCTGCTGGGAGCGGCCGCGGTCCAGCTGAATGCGCTCAAGTACACCGACAGTTCCCGGATGATCAGTCAGGCGAGCTTTATCGCCTATGACATGCTCGACCGGATTCGCGCCAACGCAGGCGCGGACTACGCGTGGGAGAATCACGGCGTTGCTCCCGCCCATGCGTCGACGGCGAGTGTGCGGGATGTGGATTTGCGCGACTTTGAAGCGAATGTCAGCGGTTTTGCGGGAAAAACCGCCAAAGGCTCGATCGCCGTCAATCAGCGAGAGGTCAGCATCCGCATCAGTTGGGATGACGCCCGGGGGACCAGCGTCGGTGAAGCCCGAGAAACCTTCGTGCTCGCCAGTCGTATTGCCGTCGACCCGAGGCCGGCGCAATGA